DNA sequence from the Candidatus Methanomethylicota archaeon genome:
TTATTCATTTAATTGCTAATTTGAAAATCTTAATATTGGGGGTGCGCGGTTAATCGCTCTTCGACCCTGTACTCTTAATTATCTTTATTGGTTCATGCAATATCTTGATTTGATAACATTCAATTAGCTTTGAAATAATGTTCCCCCTCAACCTTTGATCTAAAGCTTCAGGTGGGTATACCCCAGGCTCCTTCAATTCCCTTATTACACCAATTGATGATACTAATACTGCTGCAGCGGAGAATGCCATTGGAGTTGTAGCTATCTTCATATTTAAAAGATCACTTAATCTTGGGGGTAAGGCATTTATTCTCAAGATCGACCTCTCTCCACCCTTAAAACCTATGGCTTCAACAGACACTGCCAAAATCATGTCATCAAGGCCATGTATATGCTCAATTGGGTTATACCCATCAAATCTTTTTGCCAAACTGTAAAGCACTTTTATTGGCGAAATAAGTTTCCTATCAACCCTTATCTCATCATTACTAAATAAGCCTAGATCGTAAAGTCCCTTTACAAATTCTATTTCAGAACCACCTGATTTCAAATCAATTCTCTTAAGTTTTATATATTTTGGGAGTGTTGCTATTTCATCTCCATAGATTAGGTAAGTCCTCTTCCTACCAATTGGATTTGGAAATTCATATTCCTCCATCCCACTCAATGGCTTCTCAATTCTGAAGCGTCCATTCTCATAGACTATTGGTGGGCATGAAAAGTGCTCTATGGTTAAATGTGGAGACCAAGACCAAACACGCCAATATGGTATTTGATCCTCAACAAGCCTCACCTTTACAACCTCAACTTCATCCAAAACCTCTGAACACCACTTAGCCATTAAATTGGTTAGTCCAGGTGAAACACCCAAATTTATTATAGCCTTCAACCCTTCATTAACGAATTCACTATTCAAAGACAGTTGCTCAGCATTTGCATAATCATTTGATGCAAGATCCAAATAGTCTACACCAACCTTTAAACAACCCCTCATTATCTTGATGTTTAAAGTTGGAGATGTGGAGTTTACCACAACATCAGCTCCTTTAATACAATTCTCGATATCAGAATCCCTTGATAAATCAAGCTTCTTAAAATCTACGTTCACATGATCGTCATGATGAATAGTTTTAAGTGAAGATTTAACAGCATTAATTTTCTCAGAACTCTTATCACAACAAATAAGTTCAGATACAGCTTCATTTGAGATAAGCAT
Encoded proteins:
- a CDS encoding saccharopine dehydrogenase NADP-binding domain-containing protein; this translates as MKVLLLGLGLVGSNIFRMLISNEAVSELICCDKSSEKINAVKSSLKTIHHDDHVNVDFKKLDLSRDSDIENCIKGADVVVNSTSPTLNIKIMRGCLKVGVDYLDLASNDYANAEQLSLNSEFVNEGLKAIINLGVSPGLTNLMAKWCSEVLDEVEVVKVRLVEDQIPYWRVWSWSPHLTIEHFSCPPIVYENGRFRIEKPLSGMEEYEFPNPIGRKRTYLIYGDEIATLPKYIKLKRIDLKSGGSEIEFVKGLYDLGLFSNDEIRVDRKLISPIKVLYSLAKRFDGYNPIEHIHGLDDMILAVSVEAIGFKGGERSILRINALPPRLSDLLNMKIATTPMAFSAAAVLVSSIGVIRELKEPGVYPPEALDQRLRGNIISKLIECYQIKILHEPIKIIKSTGSKSD